The following are encoded in a window of Castanea sativa cultivar Marrone di Chiusa Pesio chromosome 5, ASM4071231v1 genomic DNA:
- the LOC142633960 gene encoding GDSL esterase/lipase At5g45910-like: MAIVMKLFPLLSFLLFTLGAVLSSPQRYESIFNFGDSLSDTGNFILSGALAFPVIGKLPYGETFFQHATGRCSDGRLVVDFIAEAYGLPYLPPYLAIDNGHDFKHGVNFAVAGATALDPQFFKELKIESLLWTKDSLSIQLGWFKKLKSSLCTTKQDCDNYFKKSLFLVGEIGGNDYNYAFFVGGSIKKLRAFVPVVVDAITKATSALIGEGAVELVVPGNLPIGCSAVYMTLFQSPNKADYDPKNGCLKAFNSFAKYHNNLLKRALEMLRQKYPHARIIYADYYGAAIRFFHAPRHYGFFNSTLTACCGGGGPYNFNNSARCGHIGSKACNDPSAHVNWDGIHLTEASYSHIAKGLISGLFSTPPLSSPL, translated from the exons ATGGCTATTGTCATGAAACTTTTTCCCCTCCTATCCTTCTTACTCTTCACTTTGGGGGCAGTACTATCAAGTCCTCAGCGATATGAGTCAATTTTCAACTTTGGGGACTCTCTTAGTGACACAGGCAATTTTATTCTTTCTGGCGCCCTTGCATTTCCAGTAATAGGGAAGCTCCCTTATGGTGAGACCTTCTTTCAACACGCAACTGGCCGGTGCTCCGATGGACGCTTAGTGGTTGATTTCATTG CTGAGGCATATGGGCTGCCATATCTTCCTCCCTATCTAGCAATAGACAATGGTCATGATTTCAAGCACGGAGTAAATTTTGCTGTTGCTGGAGCCACCGCACTTGATCCACAATTCTTCAAAGAACTAAAAATAGAGTCACTCCTATGGACTAAGGACTCTTTGAGCATTCAGCTTGGTTGGTTTAAGAAGCTGAAGTCCTCCCTCTGTACAACCAAACAAG ATTGTGACAACTATTTCAAGAAGTCGCTCTTTCTCGTGGGAGAGATTGGTGGAAACGATTACAACTACGCTTTCTTTGTCGGTGGAAGCATTAAAAAGCTTCGAGCTTTCGTCCCGGTTGTCGTTGATGCAATTACTAAGGCCACCAGT GCATTGATAGGGGAAGGTGCGGTGGAGCTAGTGGTGCCGGGTAATTTGCCAATTGGGTGCTCAGCCGTGTATATGACCTTGTTTCAAAGTCCTAACAAAGCTGACTATGACCCAAAAAATGGGTGCCTAAAGGCTTTTAATTCTTTTGCTAAGTACCATAACAATCTGCTAAAACGTGCTCTCGAGATGCTGAGACAGAAGTACCCACATGCAAGGATCATTTATGCAGACTATTATGGTGCAGCTATACGATTCTTTCACGCACCGAGACATTACG GTTTTTTCAATAGTACTCTAACAGCTTGTTGCGGAGGGGGTGGACCATACAATTTCAACAATTCAGCAAGGTGTGGTCACATTGGATCCAAAGCTTGTAATGATCCATCAGCTCATGTAAACTGGGATGGAATTCACTTAACAGAAGCATCTTACAGTCATATTGCTAAGGGTTTGATCAGTGGTCTCTTTTCCACTCCACCCTTATCCTCTCCCCTCTGA